A single window of Armatimonadia bacterium DNA harbors:
- a CDS encoding sialidase family protein has translation MSEPTRHVHPGVKNTEIWPGPKGYPWAETGLRCWTREALLRPLGGDSLLCTWTVGGFTEPHVGNYTMIQRSDDGGATWRSLGEFRHPTRGLFTSELFVPGGDEVHAFVQTYGNYAWMCHNHSYRAVSRDGGLTWSGPHSIPGGIHNVWANRGILHSSGRWVIPVSWPELIGEEWAEPSCGRAPVAGRVGNRALMQVEMPYGADSGLLQNAGNQWADRNHRYCVGVMLSDDGGETFRLRGYVRGGKHGWLIEPRVVEVSGGRLVMLIRSQRDGWLWQSESTDGGETWSEAQQSAIPNPAAKVNLLRATDGRLFLIHNPVPYEGDVPGRRNPLSLWVSEDDLRTWSAKLDLVWDDNPRVSLNYPDGYLDEQRGLLHFAWEDARSVYLMKVPLNLC, from the coding sequence ATGTCCGAACCGACGCGACACGTCCATCCGGGCGTGAAGAACACCGAGATCTGGCCTGGCCCCAAGGGCTATCCCTGGGCCGAGACCGGCCTGCGCTGCTGGACCCGGGAGGCGCTTCTGCGTCCCCTGGGCGGCGATTCCCTGCTGTGCACCTGGACCGTCGGCGGCTTCACGGAGCCCCACGTCGGCAACTACACGATGATCCAGCGCAGCGATGACGGCGGCGCAACCTGGCGCAGCCTCGGGGAGTTCCGCCATCCCACACGTGGGCTGTTCACCTCTGAGCTCTTCGTTCCGGGAGGCGACGAGGTCCACGCCTTCGTGCAGACCTACGGTAACTACGCCTGGATGTGCCACAACCACAGCTACCGGGCTGTCAGTCGCGACGGCGGCCTGACCTGGAGCGGCCCCCACTCGATTCCCGGCGGCATCCACAACGTCTGGGCGAACCGCGGGATCCTGCATTCCTCCGGGCGCTGGGTGATCCCGGTGAGTTGGCCGGAGCTGATTGGCGAGGAGTGGGCCGAGCCCTCCTGCGGGCGTGCTCCGGTGGCTGGAAGAGTCGGCAACCGGGCGCTGATGCAGGTTGAAATGCCCTATGGCGCCGACTCCGGACTACTGCAGAACGCGGGCAACCAGTGGGCCGACCGGAACCACCGCTACTGCGTGGGCGTGATGCTCTCCGACGATGGGGGAGAGACCTTCCGCCTGCGAGGGTACGTGCGTGGAGGCAAGCATGGCTGGCTGATTGAGCCGCGGGTGGTGGAGGTCTCCGGCGGCCGTCTGGTGATGCTGATCCGCTCTCAGCGCGACGGCTGGCTGTGGCAAAGCGAATCGACCGATGGAGGCGAGACCTGGTCGGAGGCGCAACAGTCGGCCATCCCGAACCCGGCGGCGAAGGTGAATCTGCTGCGGGCGACGGACGGCCGCCTCTTCCTGATCCACAACCCGGTGCCCTATGAAGGGGACGTTCCCGGTCGCCGCAATCCACTCTCGCTGTGGGTGAGTGAGGACGACCTGCGCACCTGGTCGGCGAAGCTGGACCTGGTCTGGGATGACAACCCACGGGTGAGCCTCAACTACCCCGACGGGTATCTCGACGAGCAGCGGGGATTGCTGCACTTCGCCTGGGAGGACGCCCGGAGCGTGTACCTGATGAAGGTGCCGCTGAACCTGTGCTGA
- a CDS encoding glycosyl hydrolase, with protein MYPRHRQLCLAVIVSLLIPVWGCQAAPRTLSSGYGNLNGSWLFSTDPAEVGEKEGWQRVDYKDSDWRTLRVPGSWEPQGVTDPRPGQPPKPKGNLPWTDYDGAAWYRLHFTVPAAWEGKELLLELGNVDDGDRSFLNGQLVGAAEKVGTWRSYKVPAGLVKPGADNVLAVRVYDGGGPGGIDGPMLTLIPSDMALSAGSYGKPDQPFEERFANPPAACRILRIQHGFGGMAQDAQKSNLRQLLSLEFGGMVTNYPFSDKYLQDDAEWQRFREGVTMAKDSGMALWLYDEKGYPSGAAGSLTLQGHPEWEARGLLVADALSDGGPISLEVPPGTIHSAAAYPVTAAGVDLKQPRDLSASVRDGKLTAELPAGKWHVMVFCEGPLYENTHAALSLAQKYHYINLLMPEPTQRFIELTYGGYAKTLGPDLGKYFEATFTDEPSLMSSFMRPSNWRPLPWAPQLPAEFQKRRGYALEPVLPALIADAGSAGQRARCDFWQTIGELVSENFFGQIQEACRKLKVPSGGHLLIEESLLSHVCYYGDFFRCIRRLDAPSIDCLTSIPAEVPWFVARLLSSAAELREVGPTMCETSDHSQRYRPAGDTRPVRVVTEEEIRGTCNRLLLNGINTITSYYTFNGLEPDQLRRLNTWVGRCSTALWGGHQVADIALVYPVESVWAKFLPARRGSTDSPEARLIESAYRGAGDSLYGSCRDFTYVDSQALGESKVDAGALSHGKLRWRVVVLPAVDTLPAAVWEKLADFWRTGGVVVALDALPANSDTEFPSARVQALGREIFGEAKSAAEAFVPRSRSNAAGGVGIYLPAGTRALLTTVLNAVLEPEVAAAGGQSPIRATHRSIDGNEVYFVINDSGAPFEGDVTVTGTGAGKLWNPATGESTRLTSGTAKLSLEPYGGAILRFPSARTPERKKLDSTAGFELSLRSIPTVEPTAGRGEFVSAEVTKAPDGGWRSVGTLTKSDVDTFLFMNFLYPKPIDLSAGTGLYVRTSVPAGQTTPSNLLVILEDSDGGQYLADCGRPLSMAGDRGAVVAFSQLRLAGWSKDTTGQLDLDRIVRVSVGWGGYFGKEKEKVEFTVQLPQLCLLPNG; from the coding sequence ATGTATCCAAGGCACCGCCAACTGTGCCTGGCCGTCATCGTGTCCCTGCTGATTCCCGTCTGGGGCTGCCAGGCCGCTCCACGCACTCTCAGTTCGGGCTACGGCAACCTGAACGGCTCCTGGCTGTTCTCGACCGACCCCGCGGAGGTGGGGGAGAAGGAAGGCTGGCAGCGCGTTGACTACAAGGACTCCGACTGGCGCACCTTGCGAGTGCCCGGAAGCTGGGAGCCGCAGGGAGTGACCGATCCGCGTCCCGGTCAGCCGCCGAAGCCCAAGGGCAACCTGCCCTGGACCGACTACGACGGCGCAGCCTGGTACCGGCTGCACTTCACGGTGCCCGCCGCCTGGGAAGGCAAGGAGCTTCTGCTGGAACTGGGCAACGTGGATGACGGGGACCGCAGTTTCCTCAACGGCCAGTTGGTCGGCGCTGCCGAGAAGGTTGGCACGTGGCGCAGCTACAAGGTCCCGGCCGGACTGGTGAAGCCCGGCGCGGACAATGTCTTGGCCGTCCGCGTCTACGACGGCGGCGGCCCGGGAGGAATCGACGGTCCCATGCTCACGCTCATCCCTTCGGACATGGCCCTCTCTGCCGGAAGCTATGGCAAGCCCGACCAGCCCTTCGAGGAGCGGTTCGCCAATCCGCCCGCAGCCTGTCGCATCCTGCGCATCCAACATGGCTTCGGAGGCATGGCCCAGGATGCTCAGAAGAGCAACCTGCGCCAGCTGCTGTCCCTGGAGTTTGGCGGCATGGTCACCAACTACCCCTTCTCCGACAAGTACCTCCAGGACGACGCTGAGTGGCAGCGCTTCCGCGAGGGAGTGACGATGGCCAAGGACTCCGGCATGGCCCTGTGGCTCTATGACGAGAAGGGCTATCCCTCCGGAGCCGCCGGCAGCCTCACCTTGCAGGGCCATCCCGAGTGGGAAGCCAGAGGTCTGCTGGTTGCCGATGCCCTGAGCGACGGCGGACCAATCAGCCTCGAGGTGCCGCCGGGCACGATCCACTCCGCAGCGGCCTATCCAGTCACGGCGGCCGGTGTCGACCTCAAGCAGCCGCGAGACCTGTCCGCCTCGGTCCGCGACGGAAAGCTGACCGCCGAGCTTCCCGCGGGCAAGTGGCACGTGATGGTCTTCTGCGAGGGACCGCTCTATGAGAACACCCACGCGGCCCTGAGCCTGGCGCAGAAGTACCACTACATCAACCTGCTCATGCCCGAGCCGACCCAGCGCTTCATCGAACTCACCTACGGCGGCTACGCCAAGACCCTCGGCCCCGACCTCGGCAAGTACTTCGAGGCCACCTTCACCGACGAGCCCTCGCTGATGAGCAGCTTCATGCGCCCCAGCAACTGGCGGCCCTTGCCCTGGGCGCCGCAGCTCCCGGCAGAGTTCCAGAAGCGTCGCGGGTATGCCCTGGAGCCGGTCCTACCGGCGCTTATTGCCGACGCCGGTTCGGCCGGTCAGAGGGCCCGGTGCGACTTCTGGCAGACCATCGGTGAACTGGTGTCTGAGAACTTCTTCGGCCAGATCCAGGAGGCGTGCCGCAAGCTCAAGGTGCCCTCCGGCGGCCACCTGCTGATCGAGGAATCCCTGCTCTCGCACGTCTGCTACTACGGCGACTTCTTCCGCTGCATACGGCGGCTGGATGCTCCGAGCATCGACTGCCTCACCTCAATCCCCGCCGAGGTGCCCTGGTTCGTCGCCCGACTCCTGAGTAGCGCCGCCGAGTTGCGTGAGGTCGGCCCGACCATGTGCGAGACCTCCGACCACTCCCAGCGCTATCGGCCGGCAGGTGACACTCGGCCGGTTCGCGTGGTCACCGAAGAGGAGATTCGCGGGACCTGCAATCGCCTGCTACTCAACGGGATCAACACGATCACCAGCTACTACACCTTCAATGGCCTCGAGCCCGACCAGCTGCGCCGCCTGAACACCTGGGTCGGTCGCTGCAGCACCGCTCTCTGGGGCGGGCACCAGGTCGCCGACATCGCCCTCGTGTATCCCGTGGAGAGTGTCTGGGCCAAGTTCCTCCCGGCCCGACGTGGCTCAACGGACTCGCCCGAGGCGCGCCTCATCGAGTCGGCCTACCGGGGAGCCGGCGATAGCCTCTATGGCTCCTGCCGCGACTTCACCTACGTCGACAGCCAGGCGCTCGGCGAGTCCAAGGTCGACGCCGGCGCACTGAGCCATGGCAAGCTGCGCTGGCGTGTCGTGGTGCTGCCCGCTGTGGACACACTCCCCGCAGCGGTCTGGGAGAAGCTGGCCGACTTCTGGCGCACCGGCGGAGTTGTCGTCGCCCTCGATGCGCTACCGGCCAACAGCGACACCGAGTTCCCCTCGGCGCGTGTGCAGGCTCTCGGACGAGAGATCTTCGGCGAGGCGAAGAGCGCAGCCGAGGCCTTCGTCCCCCGCAGTCGCAGCAACGCCGCCGGTGGCGTTGGCATCTACCTTCCGGCAGGTACACGAGCCCTGCTGACGACGGTCCTAAACGCGGTGCTGGAGCCCGAGGTCGCGGCCGCCGGTGGGCAGTCGCCGATCCGTGCCACGCATCGCTCCATCGACGGCAACGAGGTCTACTTCGTCATCAACGACAGCGGCGCACCCTTCGAGGGCGACGTCACGGTGACCGGCACTGGCGCCGGGAAGCTGTGGAACCCGGCCACGGGCGAAAGCACCCGGCTCACGAGTGGCACCGCGAAGCTCTCGCTGGAGCCCTACGGAGGTGCGATCCTGCGCTTCCCCTCGGCGCGAACTCCCGAGCGCAAGAAGCTCGATTCGACCGCCGGGTTCGAGCTCAGCCTGCGCAGTATCCCGACCGTTGAGCCCACGGCCGGACGGGGTGAGTTCGTCTCCGCCGAGGTCACCAAGGCGCCCGACGGCGGCTGGCGATCGGTCGGCACTCTGACGAAGTCCGACGTCGACACCTTCCTGTTCATGAACTTCCTGTACCCGAAGCCGATCGACCTGAGCGCCGGGACCGGACTCTATGTCCGCACCTCGGTGCCTGCGGGCCAGACGACGCCCTCGAACCTGCTGGTGATCCTCGAGGACTCCGACGGCGGCCAGTACCTCGCCGACTGCGGGCGACCGCTGAGCATGGCAGGTGATCGCGGGGCCGTGGTGGCCTTCAGCCAGTTACGCCTCGCGGGCTGGTCGAAGGACACTACCGGGCAGCTCGACCTGGACCGCATCGTCCGGGTGAGTGTGGGCTGGGGCGGCTACTTCGGCAAGGAGAAGGAGAAGGTCGAGTTCACCGTGCAACTGCCGCAGCTATGCCTTCTGCCCAACGGGTAG